Sequence from the Rhinatrema bivittatum chromosome 6, aRhiBiv1.1, whole genome shotgun sequence genome:
acgcCACCATCTTAGGTAGACGACCATGCAAGATCCCCACAATCTCTTCCAGCACCCACCCTCCCTGTGCCTAACCACAAGGCTCTGTAATAAAATAGCCAGCAACACTTAGCATGCCTTGCACCAAAACAAGTGGTCTCCCAGGGCCCCCTGCATAGCCTGCCACACAGACCTGGCTACGTGAGCGCCTACAtttctactaggtcttccagttATTAAAGAACATGCAAGCTTTCCAGACAGTCCCAGCCGCCAGCCAGAAGTCCTAACGGTAACCCAGGCATCCAACATGTCATTAACTTTTTTGCTGTACATTCTGGCATCCCCAACAACTGTTGCTGTATCAAGCGAGTACAGCACTATGAACGCTTAAGTACGCATTGCTAGGCTGTGCTTTCTTCTCTTTCCAGTGTTAGCAACTAACGatgctctgtgtttatcccatgccttcttgaactCAGTTACTGTTTTAGCTTCCACAACCCAACCTAGGCGGAGATGTCATGCTTCCACTACCATGCTTCCATGAAAAAAACATGTCCTAATGTAAGTCCACTTAGAGCCCCATATTATGACCCCCTTTTTTCCCAGAACATCCTTTTACTCAAAATAGGTTTCCTTCTTGTCCATTATTAATAATGCCCTTGTCTtacctctcctctagggtatacatgtttagatttctCATAGGGCTTCTGATGCAAGGACATCAttctggtcgcctttctctggccCATCTTAATTCTAGTTATATCCTTCTGGAGGCAAGGCCTCCAAAAGAATACAGacagtactccagatgaagtCTCACTGAAACTGTACAACGGcatagttacttttttttttaataaattatacTCCTCCTTATGCACCTTAGCATTCCCCTGGCTCTAGCCACCGCCTTGTTGCCCCGTCTCtctaccttgaaatcatcagatataattacTCTGAACTATCCTTCCTGGTTAGTGGACATCAGCATCTCCCATCTTATCATGGACTTCTGTGCCCTAAATGAATAATGCCGTATTTGTACTGAAACATTACCTGAATCTAGAAGATTTAGAGATGTTCTTTGTGCGACTGGCATTATGTGGATAAATGTAGCTGGTTAGAAATGAAAATACGCACTAATCAACTAACGCCTTTGGTCCAGGTCCTGTAAAACGTGTGTGTCTTGCACATTTAGACAGACAACTTTCGTCAACTTTGGGCAGGAGGGGGGTTAGAATTTTTAATCTGCTGCTAGATTTGAACAGCTAAACTACtgtagttagccagttaaatcttTTGAAAGCCCATCCTTTAATGAACTATGTCCCAATATCTATGGAATAAATGCTCAATACATCTGCCTCTGGGACGAGATATGGATCCCCTTGGTCTTTGTCTGAATTCtgcaagaaagaaaaacaaacacaaaaatagCAACACCTAGGAAATCCGAGGATCTGACTTCCTCTTCTACCCTCCCTTGCCTAAAATACAACTGCAACTCAATCAACAGATTACCTGGTAATTGTTTTGGTTCTGAGACAGCCTCAGTTGATTTGATGCTGCAAAATGAGAAGAGAAGTTACTTCTTGATGGATTAGCACTGCTATACAATGTACTTGTGGTGGTATGTAATGAGGTACTTGGCGACAAGCGATAGTCTCGGTTATGATATGGTACATTGTCAGGCAAGTCCCTGGAGTTCGCCAGCTGTGAATTACAGCTGACCGTTCTTGCTGATACAGGTGAAGCTGAGCTTTGGCTCTCCGCTCGAGGCGAGCTGTTGCTCTCACAATACTTTAAGTAATTTTGTACTTGTGCTCCCATGGAGGCCAGCTCTTCCTCCCTGGTGTATTCGTCCACATCGCCCGTCTCCATCGCAATGGAAAAGCAACTAGCGTCTGCTGCACGGGGCTTCTGGACTGCACCTCCTACCACAATCCTTGGCTTCTGGTCGGCAACTGCCAATGAGAAAACTTCCCGGATTTCCAGATTCTGGGCGCCACAGGAAGGGTTCCTAACAGCCCCTCTTTGCCCAGCAGAAGCATGCGATACAAGGCTAGCACTTAAGTGCTCAGGTCTGTATGACCTTTGAACTCCAGATGATTCTGTTTTATACTGCCGGGACCATGCGACTGTCTTTTGAGGTACTATCATTTCCGTGCTGTGGCCTGAAGAGCTGCCGTAGCTTTTCTTGGCATACACAGAGTTTGCAGGGCTCGACTGCCAAGACAAAACAACAGTTTTTTCACCTAGTGGCAGAGAGGAATTTTTGGAAACGGGGACATGTCTCTGCACGGaggccagctgctgctgctgaagctcCATGTCCGTTTTGCCAACCAGCCTCTGGACGGAGTTTTTGTGCACGTCGGCCATTGGACCGGTCGACTGTTTACCACCAGATCCCTGCCAGCTGGAAGAACTGGTTGGGCTATATACACCGGTCACCACCACCTGGCCGCTGGAAGTCTGAGGAGGCTGCTGACTTTGAAAGCGGGCAATATTTGGCACATTCCTAATTGCTACTTCCGGAGGCACGGTGGGAGAGTTAGACAGCCTCCCCTGCGAAACTGCTCCAGAATTCAGTGTGCTCCTGCTGGTCATTTTTCTTCTCTTATTGCCGACCCAGGTCTGTAAAGAAAAACACATCAGTGAGCAAACCACATGTTCCTGATAGCAATAATAAATGAAACTGTATTCTAGATAGCACTGAAGGCTCAAGGCATGAGATCCAATATCTATGCAATGACCTTCAGATCCTGGTGCTAGAATAGGACAACTTTATCTAAATTGAGAGAAGATTTAGTAGCAATATCAGATTGGCTGGTGGACAGTAAAATTATGTTGAACTCCTATAAATCAGAAGTTTTGCTATTGGGAAGCCAGGAGATGGAACCCACCAGGAAAATGCCCCACCAGGAAAATTAGAAGCCGACCCATCTCCTTTGATTGAATACATAACTAAACACATCAACTATGACTCCCCTGCACTAATtataggagactttaacttacatgtagacCTGAACAAACGTTCCAATAACTGCGAATCCTTCCTATCCGCACTCAAACACTTGGGTTTCAATCAGATCATTGATaacccaactcacaaagcaggccatacattGGATTTGATGTTCGTGAACGAAGGCATCTCTCTCTCATCCCGTCCAACCTGTACACcagtaccctggtcggaccacctAATCATCTCAACAGTCCTTAAGACAGCTATGTCATTGCCCCTTCCATTCCCCAAAACTACGATCcggttcaggaaaccctgctccaccGAAATCATATCCAATCATTTCGATAAGGAACTACCACAGCTCGACCTCTCTGATGTGAACTCAGCCATCACGTCTTGGCACGCGATTATCAACAAAATCGCAGACCAAACCTGCCCACTAACTACCAAGGTGCTTCACAAAGCccaggacaacagaaaaccttggttcaccccggAACTGAAGTCCATCAAATCAGAGctcagaaacaaagaacacatCTGGCGCAGAAATCCCTCAACTACAACACTAGCAAGCTACAAGGGCACACTCAACAAATACAGGAACACTATCCTCAAAACAAAGAGAGACTTTTTCgctaaaaaaattcaccactttaTCTTTGACTCTAAAGCTCTTTTCTCATACGTCTCCGCCCTCACCAAACCCTCTCCTCCTTCaattccagacgatcaagctcTCTCCAAAGCCTCAGAACTCACCACCTTCTTcgagaaaaaaatcataaatctcaCCAAACACTTCTCCACCCCCATACCACTTACTCCAACTTCGCAAACCACAAGATCACATCAGAACTATAGTCTAGAATCCTTCGAGACTACTTCTTCTCTTGAAGTTATGAAtatcctaaagaaactcaaaccctcctctcacccactaGACACCATCCCATCAAACCTTCTCATCTCAATTCCAAACACCATAGCGAAACCCATCGCcgaaatcatcaactgctcactaACTCAAGGTCAAGTGCCCGACTCTCTCAAGCAAGCCAtactgaaacctctactaaaaaaatCTAATTTGTCAACAGATGATCCATCCAACTTCCGTCCTATAGCCAACTTAcccttcatcgccaagatcatcaaaaaaatagtaaataaacaactcacagatTACCTGGAAGATAATACTATACTGGCTCcgtcacaatacggatttcgtaaatcccgaaacacagaatcccttctgattTCATTCATGGATTCCGTTCTACTGAGCTCAGAAAAAAGACAACCACACCTACTTATTCTCCTCGACCTGTCGGCAGCTTTCGACATGGTTAACCATTCAATCCTTTTCAACCAATTAGCtgagattggcatctcaggcacagcccTAGACTGGTTCCGCTCTTTCCTCAGCAATAGATCATTtaaggtaaaaatcaataacaaagaatcacaatctATCAGTTCAaacctgggagtccctcaaggctcttccctctcccctatttaacatttatctgctaccgctctgcctcctcctttctAAGCTGAAAATCAAACACTTTATTTACGCGGACgacgtccaaattctcatccctattaaGAAATCCCTTCAAAATTCATTAATCTTCTGGGAGAattgctttcttgaaatcagcgCCCTCCTCACCAAACTCAATCTAGtaatcaacaaagacaagacagAATACCTCATCATCTCTCAGGAAGATAACCTTTTATCTAGAGATACAGCCTCACCCATAAATGGTCAACAACAAATAGTCTTTAActctccccccaaccccacaTCAACTTTATCGAACAACCTCAAAAACTCAACCttcgtaagagacctaggagtgctcATTGATAATCAGATCAACAtgaaaaaatttataaacaacacgacaaaagaatgctacttcaaactacaagttctgaaaaagctaaaaccactactgCATTTTCAagacttccgcctggttctacaatcaatcatccttACAAAAATTGATTACAGTAACTCTCTACTAATTGGTCTTCCAGCTACCACCATTAGGCCTCTACAGATACTACAGAACTCTGCGGCCAGGATCTTGACCAactctaaaaaaagagaccacatcacacctatcctatacattctccattggctaccgatcaaACATAGAATTCTATACAAAATTCTAACCATCATGCATAAATCTTTACACAACTCACCCCCATGGATATCACATTTCAGCTACGCACCCACAAATCCAAGAGACCGATCAGGAAAGCTTACCAAGGCACCCTATTCGTCCCTCAAGTCAAATCCTCGCGAAGTAACAGGGCACTATCCACTGCaggtcctaccctctggaacaccctcccaccagaactcagactaGACTCCTGCCAGATCCcgttcaagaaaaaactgaaaacatggctatttagtcAGGCATTTCCTTGAAGACCCAATATATACTATCCAAGACATCTTTAATTGATTCTATTTGTTATAAATTCACCCTATATCCTTCCCTATTTTACACCTTCT
This genomic interval carries:
- the HDX gene encoding highly divergent homeobox isoform X1 — translated: MNLRSVFTVEQQRILQRYYENGMTNQSKNCFQLILECAQEAKLDFSVVRTWVGNKRRKMTSRSTLNSGAVSQGRLSNSPTVPPEVAIRNVPNIARFQSQQPPQTSSGQVVVTGVYSPTSSSSWQGSGGKQSTGPMADVHKNSVQRLVGKTDMELQQQQLASVQRHVPVSKNSSLPLGEKTVVLSWQSSPANSVYAKKSYGSSSGHSTEMIVPQKTVAWSRQYKTESSGVQRSYRPEHLSASLVSHASAGQRGAVRNPSCGAQNLEIREVFSLAVADQKPRIVVGGAVQKPRAADASCFSIAMETGDVDEYTREEELASMGAQVQNYLKYCESNSSPRAESQSSASPVSARTVSCNSQLANSRDLPDNVPYHNRDYRLSPSTSLHTTTSTLYSSANPSRSNFSSHFAASNQLRLSQNQNNYQISGNLTVPWITGCSRKRTLQDRTQFSDRDVAMLKKYWDKGMTSLGSVCREKIEAVAAELNVDCEIVRTWIGNRRRKYRLMGIEVPPPRGGPADFSDQLESGTSLLLTPGEETALDAGEDNDRNDEVSICLSEESSQEEISDVGRNEEIGLKEDNENVISTDNVKIEIIDDEESDLMSSSDVEQMRSLLDCKNEEMRLIERELENQKQKYSELQSFTKNLILAIKSNDKEQQQALLSNLPPQLEETDFDHASSEPDNTSFSLSSLSEKNALDSL
- the HDX gene encoding highly divergent homeobox isoform X2 produces the protein MNLRSVFTVEQQRILQRYYENGMTNQSKNCFQLILECAQEAKLDFSVVRTWVGNKRRKMTSRSTLNSGAVSQGRLSNSPTVPPEVAIRNVPNIARFQSQQPPQTSSGQVVVTGVYSPTSSSSWQGSGGKQSTGPMADVHKNSVQRLVGKTDMELQQQQLASVQRHVPVSKNSSLPLGEKTVVLSWQSSPANSVYAKKSYGSSSGHSTEMIVPQKTVAWSRQYKTESSGVQRSYRPEHLSASLVSHASAGQRGAVRNPSCGAQNLEIREVFSLAVADQKPRIVVGGAVQKPRAADASCFSIAMETGDVDEYTREEELASMGAQVQNYLKYCESNSSPRAESQSSASPVSARTVSCNSQLANSRDLPDNVPYHNRDYRLSPSTSLHTTTSTLYSSANPSRSNFSSHFAASNQLRLSQNQNNYQISGNLTVPWITGCSRKRTLQDRTQFSDRDVAMLKKYWDKGMTSLGSVCREKIEAVAAELNVDCEIVRTWIGNRRRKYRLMGIEVPPPRGGPADFSDQLESGTSLLLTPGEETALDAGEDNDRNDEVSICLSEESSQEKWFP